The proteins below are encoded in one region of Salmo salar chromosome ssa02, Ssal_v3.1, whole genome shotgun sequence:
- the LOC106590954 gene encoding LOW QUALITY PROTEIN: zinc finger protein 2 (The sequence of the model RefSeq protein was modified relative to this genomic sequence to represent the inferred CDS: deleted 2 bases in 1 codon) — MDRDKASPSPSTLQESPGPPPLRTLLLVLVDCRKTPGPSGTERREGEEEDGDMISLSKNHGDIPNHCFLSGKGLSSEEPQQHDADKKEKSLSRSEHLKKHQHRGIGKKLHCCSDCWKHFAKQDLTIHEQIHTGEKPFHCSQCGKSFAASKTLKSHQIIHTGERPYPYFDCEKCFKQSGAQTTHKHTGEKPYSCDQCGKSFNQSGALTRHQRIHTGEKPYSCDQCGKSFTRDYTLTVHQRIHTGEKPYSCDQCGKSFNHSGDLTIHQRIHTGEKPYSCDQCGKSFNQLGHLTRHQRIHTGEKPYSCDQCGKSFNQSGDLTAHQRIHTGEKPYSCDQCEKSFNRSGNLTTHQRIHTGEKPYNCDQCGKSFNQLGQLIIHQRIHTGEKPYSCNLCEKSFNHSGVLTRHQRIHTGEKPYSCDQCGKSFNHSGTLSEHQRLHTGEKPYSCDQCGKSFNHSGHLTIHTRIHTGKKPYSCDLCGKSFSQSGDLTAHQRIHTGEKPYSCDQCGKSFNQSVHLTTHQRIHTGEKPYSCDQCEKSFRTSDHLIKHQRIHTGEKPYGCDQCGKSFNQSGHLTTHQHTHWRETFFLSMWK, encoded by the exons ATGGATCGG GACAAAGCTAGTCCGTCCCCCTCCACACTCCAGGAGTCCCCAGGTCCACCGCCTCTCCGTACTTTACTGCTGGTTCTGGTCGACTGTAGGAAAACACCGGGGCCGAGTGGAACTGAGAgacgagaaggagaagaggaagatgGAGATATGATTTCATTAAGTAAGAACCATG GGGACATCCCTAATCATTGTTTTCTTAGTGGGAAGGGCTTATCATCtgaggagcctcaacaacatgatgctgacaagaaagagaagagtctctccagatcagaacacctcaagaaacaccagcatagAGGTATAGGGAAGAAacttcactgctgctctgactgttggAAACATTTTGCTAAACAAGACTTGACTATTCATGAGCAAATTCACACCGGAGAGAAACCGttccactgctctcagtgtgggaagagtttcgcTGCATCTAAAACTTTAAAATCGCATCAGATAATTCATACAGGGGAGAGGCCTTACCCCTACTTTGATTGTGAGAAATGCTTCAAACAATCAGGAGCCCagactacacacaaacacacaggagagaagccttatagctgtgatcagtgtgggaagagcttcaatcaatCAGGAGCCCTGACTagacaccaacgcatacacacaggagagaagccttatagctgtgatcagtgtgggaagagttttactcgagATTACACCCTGACTGTACACcagcgcatacacacaggagagaaaccttatagctgtgatcagtgtgggaagagctttaatCACTCAGGAGACCTGACTatacaccaacgcatacacacaggagagaaaccttatagctgtgatcagtgtgggaagagttttaatcAATTAGGACACCTGACTagacaccaacgcatacacacaggagagaagccttatagttgtgatcagtgtgggaagagcttcaatcaatCAGGAGACCTAACTGCACACCAGCgcatacacacaggggagaagccttatagctgtgatcagtgtgaaaAGAGCTTCAATCGTTCAGGGAACCTGACGACACACCAAcgtatacacacaggggagaagccatataactgtgatcagtgtgggaagagtttcaatcAATTAGGACAACTGATTatacaccaacgcatacacacaggagagaagccttatagctgtaacCTGTGTGAGAAGAGCTTCAATCACTCAGGAGTCCTGACTagacaccaacgcatacacacaggagagaagccttatagctgtgatcagtgtgggaagagcttcaatcattCAGGTACCCTGAGTGAACACCAACgcttacacacaggagagaagccttatagctgtgatcagtgtgggaagagcttcaatcacTCAGGACACCTGactatacacacacgcatacacacgggaaagaagccttatagctgtgatctgtgtgggaagagcttcagtcAATCCGGAGACCTAACAGCACACcagcgcatacacacaggagagaagccttatagctgtgatcagtgtgggaagagcttcaatcaatCAGTACACCTGACTACACACcagcgcatacacacaggagagaagccttatagctgtgatcagtgtgagaaGAGTTTCAGGACATCAGATCACCTGATTAAACACCAACgcatacatacaggagagaaaccttatggctgtgatcagtgtgggaagagtttcaatcAATCAGGACACCTGACTACACACCag cacacacactggagagaaacctttttcCTGTCTATGTGGAAATAG